A part of Rhodamnia argentea isolate NSW1041297 chromosome 8, ASM2092103v1, whole genome shotgun sequence genomic DNA contains:
- the LOC115752879 gene encoding sister chromatid cohesion protein SCC2 isoform X2 — translation MSNPVGSSSGPGWSYRGIGLSNTVHSDVASCLPLPSLPVFFGASDQELRLFDQHSTAGSFPRRILNRPDILSQSSKIADLLRDTDVSYLKLREDFTVIPHRYVEPLELYEEVLYRNSEAFECFSPGHTKEHIFQSTVHVEKPLQLKVTLASQGQKELPPYRNNQLDNVLANEVSTSSRKPKVKKKVRDEIPRDVGLSPVESQDDMVGRFSDMLEDICSKAEISGDDRDEAEWISLPIADLRILVNEIMSVRAKKLLHLVPVDTLVKLLRVLDHQIHRAEGLSIDQCDHSDPDAISSLLCALESIHAALAVMAHNQMPKHLYSEEIIERILDFSRRQIMDIMCIYDPSYRALHKPVEQGAPEVDEDDEADVDIGPSKKRRVVKSVKAKKSAVNKVSAAASTVLQKLCTILGLLKDLLLIEKLSDSCILQLVKTNFTTFLVDNIQLLQLKAIALISGIFYWYAHHRTYVIDEMLLLLWKLPFSKRATRAYHLPDEDQRQIQMITALLIQLVHCSANIPEVLRQASDITSIMEVSHDGTYLAKCHEAITEACCLFWSRVLQRFTSVKTQDASEIKVMMENLVMDLLTTLNLPEYPASAPILEVFCVLLLQNAGLKSKDIAARSMAIDLLGTIAARLKHDAVIYRRDKFLLLRELVDGDNVEQSYPKDACFVCGDGRVERSLFTCQSCRRLFHAECMGAREHEVPDHSWSCQFCICRKQLLVLQSFCKSHCKDTKRNRVDKNPESTNIEVVQQLLLNFLQDSSSTDDVHVFVRWFYLCLWYKDDPKFQENFFYYLARLKSKTVVRDTGTVSSTLTRDFIKKITLAMGQKNSFSRGFDKILHMLLASLRENSPIIRAKALKAVSIIVETDPEVLRDKPVQLAVEGRFCDSAISVREAALELVGRHIASHPDVGSQYFEKVAERIKDTGVSVRKRAIKIIRDMCTSNANFSEFTSACIEIIARVSDDESSIQDLVCKTFFEFWFEEPPSSQTHIYSDGSSVPSEVAKKTEQIVQMLRRMPNFQLLVTVIKRNLALDFLPQSSKAAGINPVLLASVRKRCELMCKSLLEKILQVEESSTEEAEVRSLPYVMVLHAFCVVDPTLLAPASDPSQFVVTLHPYLKSQGDNRVVAQLLESIIFIIDAVLPLLRKLPQSVIEELEQDLKHMIVRHSFLTVVHACIKCLCSVSKVAGKGSSVVEYLIQVFFKHLDSQCLENKQQMGRSLFCLGLLIRYGNSLLGCSSNRNIDVGSSLSLFKRYLLMEDFVLKIRSLQALGFVLIARPEFMLDKDVGKIIEATLSSDSDARIKMQALQNVYEFLLDAEAQMGTEVTTNEANYTNESSQSVPVAAGAGDTNMCGGIVQLYWDRILERCLDQNEQVRQTALKIVEVVLRQGLVHPITCVPYLIALETDPQEVNAKLAHHLLMNMNEKYPAFFESRLGDGLQMSFIFIQIISDGSSSGGGENVPHKGPGSMKGKSDGISFAQARLGVSRIYKLIRGNRVSRNKFMSSIVRKFDNPIWNDTVIPFLMHCTEILASLPFTTPDEPLYLIYTINRVIQVRTGAIEANLKAFCSRSLPRDSHDGVHGSGISQGPASQHVFSNVRSLDLNGTYQELAYQPFFNHTTSVDLNGSIPPQIANQLNSHNSNFHEAMPHFSGACDFSSISEDDMQKIQVDCLAATALQLLLKLKRHLKIIYGLNDARCQSFSPNETLKPGEVLAKQNVPFNISGIHANLPSTSQEVMERYQEFKGALREDTIDYSAYTANIKPKRPASRRASRRAGGGDDDDDDDDDNWSGRVRLTNSGRRVTRSRLR, via the exons ATGAGCAATCCGGTCGGTTCGAGTTCGGGTCCGGGTTGGAGCTACCGAGGCATAGGGCTATCGAACACTGTGCACTCCGATGTGGCCTCGTGCTTGCCGTTGCCTTCGCTTCCCGTGTTCTTCGGCGCGTCCGATCAGGAGCTGAGGCTGTTCGACCAGCATAGCACCGCCGGTTCGTTTCCTCGGAGGATTTTGAATCGCCCTGACATTCTCTCTCAGTCGAGTAAAATCGCTGATCTGCTTCGGGACACCGATGTCTCCTACTT AAAGCTTAGGGAGGATTTCACGGTGATACCGCATAGATATGTGGAACCGTTAGAACTTTATGAAGAAGTTCTTTATCGAAATTCCGAAGCCTTTGAGTGCTTTTCTCCAG GTCATACCAAAGAGCATATATTTCAAAGTACAGTACATGTCGAGAAGCCTCTTCAACTTAAGGTTACTCTTGCAAGTCAAGGACAAAAAGAATTGCCTCCATATCGAAATAATCAGCTTGATAACGTTCTTGCTAAT GAAGTCTCTACATCTTCTCGAAAACCAAAGGTTAAGAAAAAAGTACGGGATGAAATCCCTAGAGATGTTGGACTTAGTCCTGTTGAATCCCAAG ATGATATGGTTGGAAGGTTTTCTGACATGCTGGAGGACATCTGTAGCAAAGCTGAGATTTCTGGAGATGATAGAGATGAAGCAGAGTGGATCTCATTGCCTATTGCCGATCTTAGGATACTTGTTAATGAGATAATGTCAGTTCGTGCGAAGAAGCTGCTACATTTAGTTCCTGTAGATACTCTTGTTAAACTACTAAGGGTTCTAGATCATCAGATCCATCGAGCAGAAGGCCTGTCCATTGATCAGTGTGATCAT TCAGATCCAGATGcaatttcctctctcctctgtgCTTTGGAATCCATACATGCAGCTCTCGCAGTAATGGCTCATAATCAGATGCCAAAGCATCTTTATAGTGAAGAG ATCATTGAGAGGATTCTTGATTTCTCTCGACGTCAAATAATGGACATAATGTGTATCTATGATCCATCCTACCGCGCTTTGCATAAACCTGTTGAACAAGGGGCTCCTGAAG ttgatgaagatgatgaagcagATGTAGATATTGGTCCCAGCAAGAAACGCCGTGTTGTAAAGAGTGTAAAAGCAAAGAAATCAGCAGTGAACAA GGTCTCAGCTGCTGCTAGTACGGTACTTCAGAAGCTGTGTACTATTCTTGGTTTACTTAAGGATCTACTTTTAATAGAGAAGCTTTCGGACAGTTGCATTCTACAGTTGGTGAAAACAAACTTTACAACATTTTTGGTGGATAATATCCAGCTTCTCCAACTGAAGGCCATTGCTTTAATTAGTGGG ATATTCTATTGGTATGCACACCATCGCACTTATGTCATCGACGAAATGCTTCTTTTGCTTTGGAAGTTGCCTTTCTCTAAGCGTGCAACACGAGCCTATCACCTGCCTGATGAAGATCAGAGGCAAATTCAGATGATTACTGCCCTGCTGATACAGTTAGTTCACTGTAGTGCTAACATTCCTGAAGTTTTAAGGCAGGCATCTGACATTACTTCCATCATGGAAGTTTCACATGATGGTACTTATCTCGCAAAGTGTCATGAAGCAATCACAGAGGCGTGTTGTCTTTTCTGGTCCCGTGTTCTGCAGCGATTCACTAGTGTAAAGACTCAGGATGCATCTGAGATAAAAGTAATGATGGAAAATCTTGTCATGGATCTGCTGACCACATTGAACTTACCTGAATATCCTGCTTCAGCTCCTATTCTGGAG GTTTTTTGTGTCCTACTGCTACAGAACGCTGGGCTGAAATCCAAAGATATAGCTGCGCGATCCATGGCCATTGACCTTCTTGGGACGATTGCTGCCCGATTAAAGCATGATGCTGTTATTTACCGGAGGGACAAGTTTTTGTTGCTACGAGAATTAGTTGATGGCGATAATGTTGAGCAAAGTTATCCGAAGGATGCTTGCTTTGTCTGTGGTGATGGGAGGGTAGAGAGATCATTATTTACCTGTCAAAGCTGTCGAAGATTGTTCCATGCTGAATGCATGGGTGCAAGAGAGCATGAAGTTCCTGATCATAGCTGGAGCTGTCAGTTTTGCATCTGCAGAAAGCAACTTCTTGTATTGCAATCTTTTTGCAAATCCCATTGCAAGGACACCAAAAGAAATCGTGTTGATAAAAATCCAGAATCTACGAATATTGAAGTTGTTCAGCAGCTTCTTCTTAATTTCCTCCAGGATTCGAGTTCCACTGAcgatgtgcatgtctttgttcGTTG GTTCTATTTATGCCTATGGTACAAGGATGatccaaaatttcaagaaaatttctTTTACTATCTTGCTAGACTGAAGTCAAAGACTGTAGTGCGTGATACTGGCACCGTTTCGTCTACTTTGACAAGAGATTTTATCAAGAAAATCACCTTAGCtatgggacaaaaaaattccttttccaGAGGGTTCGATAAGATCCTTCACATGCTTTTG GCAAGTCTAAGGGAAAACTCTCCCATTATAAGGGCCAAGGCTCTAAAAGCG GTTAGTATAATTGTGGAGACCGACCCAGAGGTACTGCGTGACAAACCTGTGCAGCTTGCTGTTGAAGGGAGGTTTTGTGATTCTGCTATATCTGTGAGAGAAGCAGCATTGGAACTTGTCGGTAGGCATATCGCTTCACATCCTGATGTTGGATCACAG TACTTTGAGAAGGTTGCAGAGAGAATTAAAGACACTGGAGTTAGTGTCAGAAAACGAGCTATTAAAATCATCCGGGACATGTGCACTTCAAATGCTAATTTCTCTGAATTCACTAGCGCTTGCATTGAGATCATTGCTCGCGTTAGTGATGATGAGTCTAGTATTCAG GATCTTGTCTGCAagactttttttgaattttggtttGAGGAACCACCCAGTTCCCAGACTCATATTTACAGTGACGGTAGTTCTGTTCCATCAGAGGTTGCTAAAAAGACTGAGCAAATAGTCCAAATGTTAAGGAGGATGCCAAATTTCCAACTTCTTGTCACTGTTATTAAGCGCAATCTAGCACTTGATTTTCTTCCACAATCATCAAAAGCTGCCGGAATCAACCCTGTTTTACTAGCATCAGTTCGAAAGCGCTGTGAGTTAATGTGCAAAAGCTTGCTGGAAAAGATTTTGCAG GTGGAGGAATCAAGCACTGAGGAAGCAGAGGTTCGGTCACTTCCTTACGTGATGGTTCTGCATGCATTCTGCGTTGTGGATCCGACACTCCTTGCTCCAGCATCCGATCCTTCCCAATTTGTGGTGACTTTGCACCCGTATCTCAAGAGTCAG GGTGACAATAGAGTGGTGGCACAATTGCTGGAAAGTATCATCTTCATTATTGATGCTGTTCTGCCTTTGCTTCGGAAATTGCCTCAAAGTGTTATTGAAGAACTAGAGCAAGATTTGAAGCATATGATTGTACGGCATTCTTTTTTAACCGTTGTCCATGCGTGCATCAA GTGCCTTTGCTCTGTGAGTAAAGTAGCTGGAAAAGGTTCTAGTGTTGTTGAGTATCTTATACAGGTGTTCTTTAAACACTTAGACTCACAGTGCTTAGAGAACAAGCAG CAAATGGGTCGTTCTCTTTTTTGTCTTGGATTGCTCATCCGCTATGGCAATTCTTTGCTGGGTTGTTCAAGTAACAGGAATATTGATGTTGGAAGCAGTCTCAGCTTGTTCAAACGGTATCTGCTTATGGaggattttgttttaaaaattagatCTCTGCAG GCTCTGGGATTTGTTTTAATTGCGAGGCCTGAATTTATGTTGGACAAGGATGTTGGCAAAATAATTGAAGCCACATTGTCTTCTGATTCTGATGCTCGTATTAAG ATGCAAGCTCTCCAAAATGTGTATGAGTTTCTTCTTGATGCTGAAGCTCAAATGGGAACAGAGGTTACAACTAATGAGGCAAATTACACCAATGAAAGCAGTCAGAGCGTTCCTGTTGCTGCTGGTGCAGGAGATACTAACATGTGTGGGGGTATAGTTCAACTCTACTGGGATAGGATACTGGAGAGATGTTTAGACCAAAATGAACAAGTTCGTCAGACTGCCCTCAAG ATTGTGGAAGTAGTTTTGCGTCAAGGTCTTGTGCATCCCATTACATGTGTTCCATACCTTATAGCACTTGAAACTGATCCACAGGAGGTAAATGCCAAGTTGGCTCATCATTTGCTGATGAACATGAATGAGAA GTATCCTGCTTTTTTCGAAAGTCGTTTAGGGGATGGGCTGCAAATGTCCTTTATTTTTATACAAATTATTAGTGATGGTTCATCTAGCGGTGGGGGTGAGAATGTCCCTCACAAGGGTCCTGGAAGCATGAAAGGGAAATCTGATGGTATCTCATTTGCTCAAGCAAGGCTTGGAGTTTCAAGGATCTACAAACTAATTCGCGGAAATCGGGTTTCCAGGAACAAGTTTATGTCCTCAATTGTGCGCAAATTTGATAATCCAATATGGAATGATACAGTCATTCCTTTTCTGAT GCACTGCACAGAGATTCTTGCTTCATTGCCGTTTACGACACCCGATGAGCCGCTCTATTTGATTTACACGATAAATCGAGTAATACAAGTTCGGACCGGGGCCATTGAGGCAAATTTAAAGGCGTTTTGTTCAAGATCATTACCAAGAGACAGCCACGATGGGGTACATGGGAGTGGGATTAGTCAAGGGCCAGCTTCTCAACATGTCTTCAGTAATGTACGATCACTGGATTTGAATGGCACATACCAAGAGTTGGCTTATCAGCCTTTTTTCAATCATACAACATCAGTTGACTTGAATGGCAGTATCCCACCGCAGATAGCAAATCAGCTCAATTCACACAATTCCAATTTTCATGAGGCGATGCCCCATTTTAGTGGGGCCTGTGATTTTTCTAGCATCTCTGAGGATGATATGCAGAAAATCCAG GTTGACTGTCTAGCTGCTACAGCATTGCAGCTTCTGTTGAAACTAAAGAGGcatctaaaaattatttatggccTCAATGATGCTCGGTGCCAG TCATTTTCTCCAAATGAGACGCTAAAACCCGGCGAAGTTCTCGCTAAGCAGAATGTTCCATTTAATATTAGTGGAATACATGCGAACTTGCCTTCCACTTCCCAAGAAGTCATGGAAAGATATCAG GAATTTAAGGGTGCTTTGAGGGAAGACACCATTGATTACTCTGCTTACACAGCGAATATCAAACCAAAGCGGCCTGCCTCTAGAAGAGCTTCTAGACGTGCGGGCGGTGGggatgacgatgacgacgacgacgacgacaactgGTCAGGCAGGGTCCGTCTAACTAATAGCGGAAGGAGAGTTACAAGGAGCAGGTTAAGGTAA
- the LOC115752879 gene encoding sister chromatid cohesion protein SCC2 isoform X1, which translates to MSNPVGSSSGPGWSYRGIGLSNTVHSDVASCLPLPSLPVFFGASDQELRLFDQHSTAGSFPRRILNRPDILSQSSKIADLLRDTDVSYLKLREDFTVIPHRYVEPLELYEEVLYRNSEAFECFSPGHTKEHIFQSTVHVEKPLQLKVTLASQGQKELPPYRNNQLDNVLANEVSTSSRKPKVKKKVRDEIPRDVGLSPVESQDDMVGRFSDMLEDICSKAEISGDDRDEAEWISLPIADLRILVNEIMSVRAKKLLHLVPVDTLVKLLRVLDHQIHRAEGLSIDQCDHSDPDAISSLLCALESIHAALAVMAHNQMPKHLYSEEIIERILDFSRRQIMDIMCIYDPSYRALHKPVEQGAPEVDEDDEADVDIGPSKKRRVVKSVKAKKSAVNKVSAAASTVLQKLCTILGLLKDLLLIEKLSDSCILQLVKTNFTTFLVDNIQLLQLKAIALISGIFYWYAHHRTYVIDEMLLLLWKLPFSKRATRAYHLPDEDQRQIQMITALLIQLVHCSANIPEVLRQASDITSIMEVSHDGTYLAKCHEAITEACCLFWSRVLQRFTSVKTQDASEIKVMMENLVMDLLTTLNLPEYPASAPILEVFCVLLLQNAGLKSKDIAARSMAIDLLGTIAARLKHDAVIYRRDKFLLLRELVDGDNVEQSYPKDACFVCGDGRVERSLFTCQSCRRLFHAECMGAREHEVPDHSWSCQFCICRKQLLVLQSFCKSHCKDTKRNRVDKNPESTNIEVVQQLLLNFLQDSSSTDDVHVFVRWFYLCLWYKDDPKFQENFFYYLARLKSKTVVRDTGTVSSTLTRDFIKKITLAMGQKNSFSRGFDKILHMLLASLRENSPIIRAKALKAVSIIVETDPEVLRDKPVQLAVEGRFCDSAISVREAALELVGRHIASHPDVGSQYFEKVAERIKDTGVSVRKRAIKIIRDMCTSNANFSEFTSACIEIIARVSDDESSIQDLVCKTFFEFWFEEPPSSQTHIYSDGSSVPSEVAKKTEQIVQMLRRMPNFQLLVTVIKRNLALDFLPQSSKAAGINPVLLASVRKRCELMCKSLLEKILQVEESSTEEAEVRSLPYVMVLHAFCVVDPTLLAPASDPSQFVVTLHPYLKSQGDNRVVAQLLESIIFIIDAVLPLLRKLPQSVIEELEQDLKHMIVRHSFLTVVHACIKCLCSVSKVAGKGSSVVEYLIQVFFKHLDSQCLENKQQQMGRSLFCLGLLIRYGNSLLGCSSNRNIDVGSSLSLFKRYLLMEDFVLKIRSLQALGFVLIARPEFMLDKDVGKIIEATLSSDSDARIKMQALQNVYEFLLDAEAQMGTEVTTNEANYTNESSQSVPVAAGAGDTNMCGGIVQLYWDRILERCLDQNEQVRQTALKIVEVVLRQGLVHPITCVPYLIALETDPQEVNAKLAHHLLMNMNEKYPAFFESRLGDGLQMSFIFIQIISDGSSSGGGENVPHKGPGSMKGKSDGISFAQARLGVSRIYKLIRGNRVSRNKFMSSIVRKFDNPIWNDTVIPFLMHCTEILASLPFTTPDEPLYLIYTINRVIQVRTGAIEANLKAFCSRSLPRDSHDGVHGSGISQGPASQHVFSNVRSLDLNGTYQELAYQPFFNHTTSVDLNGSIPPQIANQLNSHNSNFHEAMPHFSGACDFSSISEDDMQKIQVDCLAATALQLLLKLKRHLKIIYGLNDARCQSFSPNETLKPGEVLAKQNVPFNISGIHANLPSTSQEVMERYQEFKGALREDTIDYSAYTANIKPKRPASRRASRRAGGGDDDDDDDDDNWSGRVRLTNSGRRVTRSRLR; encoded by the exons ATGAGCAATCCGGTCGGTTCGAGTTCGGGTCCGGGTTGGAGCTACCGAGGCATAGGGCTATCGAACACTGTGCACTCCGATGTGGCCTCGTGCTTGCCGTTGCCTTCGCTTCCCGTGTTCTTCGGCGCGTCCGATCAGGAGCTGAGGCTGTTCGACCAGCATAGCACCGCCGGTTCGTTTCCTCGGAGGATTTTGAATCGCCCTGACATTCTCTCTCAGTCGAGTAAAATCGCTGATCTGCTTCGGGACACCGATGTCTCCTACTT AAAGCTTAGGGAGGATTTCACGGTGATACCGCATAGATATGTGGAACCGTTAGAACTTTATGAAGAAGTTCTTTATCGAAATTCCGAAGCCTTTGAGTGCTTTTCTCCAG GTCATACCAAAGAGCATATATTTCAAAGTACAGTACATGTCGAGAAGCCTCTTCAACTTAAGGTTACTCTTGCAAGTCAAGGACAAAAAGAATTGCCTCCATATCGAAATAATCAGCTTGATAACGTTCTTGCTAAT GAAGTCTCTACATCTTCTCGAAAACCAAAGGTTAAGAAAAAAGTACGGGATGAAATCCCTAGAGATGTTGGACTTAGTCCTGTTGAATCCCAAG ATGATATGGTTGGAAGGTTTTCTGACATGCTGGAGGACATCTGTAGCAAAGCTGAGATTTCTGGAGATGATAGAGATGAAGCAGAGTGGATCTCATTGCCTATTGCCGATCTTAGGATACTTGTTAATGAGATAATGTCAGTTCGTGCGAAGAAGCTGCTACATTTAGTTCCTGTAGATACTCTTGTTAAACTACTAAGGGTTCTAGATCATCAGATCCATCGAGCAGAAGGCCTGTCCATTGATCAGTGTGATCAT TCAGATCCAGATGcaatttcctctctcctctgtgCTTTGGAATCCATACATGCAGCTCTCGCAGTAATGGCTCATAATCAGATGCCAAAGCATCTTTATAGTGAAGAG ATCATTGAGAGGATTCTTGATTTCTCTCGACGTCAAATAATGGACATAATGTGTATCTATGATCCATCCTACCGCGCTTTGCATAAACCTGTTGAACAAGGGGCTCCTGAAG ttgatgaagatgatgaagcagATGTAGATATTGGTCCCAGCAAGAAACGCCGTGTTGTAAAGAGTGTAAAAGCAAAGAAATCAGCAGTGAACAA GGTCTCAGCTGCTGCTAGTACGGTACTTCAGAAGCTGTGTACTATTCTTGGTTTACTTAAGGATCTACTTTTAATAGAGAAGCTTTCGGACAGTTGCATTCTACAGTTGGTGAAAACAAACTTTACAACATTTTTGGTGGATAATATCCAGCTTCTCCAACTGAAGGCCATTGCTTTAATTAGTGGG ATATTCTATTGGTATGCACACCATCGCACTTATGTCATCGACGAAATGCTTCTTTTGCTTTGGAAGTTGCCTTTCTCTAAGCGTGCAACACGAGCCTATCACCTGCCTGATGAAGATCAGAGGCAAATTCAGATGATTACTGCCCTGCTGATACAGTTAGTTCACTGTAGTGCTAACATTCCTGAAGTTTTAAGGCAGGCATCTGACATTACTTCCATCATGGAAGTTTCACATGATGGTACTTATCTCGCAAAGTGTCATGAAGCAATCACAGAGGCGTGTTGTCTTTTCTGGTCCCGTGTTCTGCAGCGATTCACTAGTGTAAAGACTCAGGATGCATCTGAGATAAAAGTAATGATGGAAAATCTTGTCATGGATCTGCTGACCACATTGAACTTACCTGAATATCCTGCTTCAGCTCCTATTCTGGAG GTTTTTTGTGTCCTACTGCTACAGAACGCTGGGCTGAAATCCAAAGATATAGCTGCGCGATCCATGGCCATTGACCTTCTTGGGACGATTGCTGCCCGATTAAAGCATGATGCTGTTATTTACCGGAGGGACAAGTTTTTGTTGCTACGAGAATTAGTTGATGGCGATAATGTTGAGCAAAGTTATCCGAAGGATGCTTGCTTTGTCTGTGGTGATGGGAGGGTAGAGAGATCATTATTTACCTGTCAAAGCTGTCGAAGATTGTTCCATGCTGAATGCATGGGTGCAAGAGAGCATGAAGTTCCTGATCATAGCTGGAGCTGTCAGTTTTGCATCTGCAGAAAGCAACTTCTTGTATTGCAATCTTTTTGCAAATCCCATTGCAAGGACACCAAAAGAAATCGTGTTGATAAAAATCCAGAATCTACGAATATTGAAGTTGTTCAGCAGCTTCTTCTTAATTTCCTCCAGGATTCGAGTTCCACTGAcgatgtgcatgtctttgttcGTTG GTTCTATTTATGCCTATGGTACAAGGATGatccaaaatttcaagaaaatttctTTTACTATCTTGCTAGACTGAAGTCAAAGACTGTAGTGCGTGATACTGGCACCGTTTCGTCTACTTTGACAAGAGATTTTATCAAGAAAATCACCTTAGCtatgggacaaaaaaattccttttccaGAGGGTTCGATAAGATCCTTCACATGCTTTTG GCAAGTCTAAGGGAAAACTCTCCCATTATAAGGGCCAAGGCTCTAAAAGCG GTTAGTATAATTGTGGAGACCGACCCAGAGGTACTGCGTGACAAACCTGTGCAGCTTGCTGTTGAAGGGAGGTTTTGTGATTCTGCTATATCTGTGAGAGAAGCAGCATTGGAACTTGTCGGTAGGCATATCGCTTCACATCCTGATGTTGGATCACAG TACTTTGAGAAGGTTGCAGAGAGAATTAAAGACACTGGAGTTAGTGTCAGAAAACGAGCTATTAAAATCATCCGGGACATGTGCACTTCAAATGCTAATTTCTCTGAATTCACTAGCGCTTGCATTGAGATCATTGCTCGCGTTAGTGATGATGAGTCTAGTATTCAG GATCTTGTCTGCAagactttttttgaattttggtttGAGGAACCACCCAGTTCCCAGACTCATATTTACAGTGACGGTAGTTCTGTTCCATCAGAGGTTGCTAAAAAGACTGAGCAAATAGTCCAAATGTTAAGGAGGATGCCAAATTTCCAACTTCTTGTCACTGTTATTAAGCGCAATCTAGCACTTGATTTTCTTCCACAATCATCAAAAGCTGCCGGAATCAACCCTGTTTTACTAGCATCAGTTCGAAAGCGCTGTGAGTTAATGTGCAAAAGCTTGCTGGAAAAGATTTTGCAG GTGGAGGAATCAAGCACTGAGGAAGCAGAGGTTCGGTCACTTCCTTACGTGATGGTTCTGCATGCATTCTGCGTTGTGGATCCGACACTCCTTGCTCCAGCATCCGATCCTTCCCAATTTGTGGTGACTTTGCACCCGTATCTCAAGAGTCAG GGTGACAATAGAGTGGTGGCACAATTGCTGGAAAGTATCATCTTCATTATTGATGCTGTTCTGCCTTTGCTTCGGAAATTGCCTCAAAGTGTTATTGAAGAACTAGAGCAAGATTTGAAGCATATGATTGTACGGCATTCTTTTTTAACCGTTGTCCATGCGTGCATCAA GTGCCTTTGCTCTGTGAGTAAAGTAGCTGGAAAAGGTTCTAGTGTTGTTGAGTATCTTATACAGGTGTTCTTTAAACACTTAGACTCACAGTGCTTAGAGAACAAGCAG CAGCAAATGGGTCGTTCTCTTTTTTGTCTTGGATTGCTCATCCGCTATGGCAATTCTTTGCTGGGTTGTTCAAGTAACAGGAATATTGATGTTGGAAGCAGTCTCAGCTTGTTCAAACGGTATCTGCTTATGGaggattttgttttaaaaattagatCTCTGCAG GCTCTGGGATTTGTTTTAATTGCGAGGCCTGAATTTATGTTGGACAAGGATGTTGGCAAAATAATTGAAGCCACATTGTCTTCTGATTCTGATGCTCGTATTAAG ATGCAAGCTCTCCAAAATGTGTATGAGTTTCTTCTTGATGCTGAAGCTCAAATGGGAACAGAGGTTACAACTAATGAGGCAAATTACACCAATGAAAGCAGTCAGAGCGTTCCTGTTGCTGCTGGTGCAGGAGATACTAACATGTGTGGGGGTATAGTTCAACTCTACTGGGATAGGATACTGGAGAGATGTTTAGACCAAAATGAACAAGTTCGTCAGACTGCCCTCAAG ATTGTGGAAGTAGTTTTGCGTCAAGGTCTTGTGCATCCCATTACATGTGTTCCATACCTTATAGCACTTGAAACTGATCCACAGGAGGTAAATGCCAAGTTGGCTCATCATTTGCTGATGAACATGAATGAGAA GTATCCTGCTTTTTTCGAAAGTCGTTTAGGGGATGGGCTGCAAATGTCCTTTATTTTTATACAAATTATTAGTGATGGTTCATCTAGCGGTGGGGGTGAGAATGTCCCTCACAAGGGTCCTGGAAGCATGAAAGGGAAATCTGATGGTATCTCATTTGCTCAAGCAAGGCTTGGAGTTTCAAGGATCTACAAACTAATTCGCGGAAATCGGGTTTCCAGGAACAAGTTTATGTCCTCAATTGTGCGCAAATTTGATAATCCAATATGGAATGATACAGTCATTCCTTTTCTGAT GCACTGCACAGAGATTCTTGCTTCATTGCCGTTTACGACACCCGATGAGCCGCTCTATTTGATTTACACGATAAATCGAGTAATACAAGTTCGGACCGGGGCCATTGAGGCAAATTTAAAGGCGTTTTGTTCAAGATCATTACCAAGAGACAGCCACGATGGGGTACATGGGAGTGGGATTAGTCAAGGGCCAGCTTCTCAACATGTCTTCAGTAATGTACGATCACTGGATTTGAATGGCACATACCAAGAGTTGGCTTATCAGCCTTTTTTCAATCATACAACATCAGTTGACTTGAATGGCAGTATCCCACCGCAGATAGCAAATCAGCTCAATTCACACAATTCCAATTTTCATGAGGCGATGCCCCATTTTAGTGGGGCCTGTGATTTTTCTAGCATCTCTGAGGATGATATGCAGAAAATCCAG GTTGACTGTCTAGCTGCTACAGCATTGCAGCTTCTGTTGAAACTAAAGAGGcatctaaaaattatttatggccTCAATGATGCTCGGTGCCAG TCATTTTCTCCAAATGAGACGCTAAAACCCGGCGAAGTTCTCGCTAAGCAGAATGTTCCATTTAATATTAGTGGAATACATGCGAACTTGCCTTCCACTTCCCAAGAAGTCATGGAAAGATATCAG GAATTTAAGGGTGCTTTGAGGGAAGACACCATTGATTACTCTGCTTACACAGCGAATATCAAACCAAAGCGGCCTGCCTCTAGAAGAGCTTCTAGACGTGCGGGCGGTGGggatgacgatgacgacgacgacgacgacaactgGTCAGGCAGGGTCCGTCTAACTAATAGCGGAAGGAGAGTTACAAGGAGCAGGTTAAGGTAA